Proteins from one Falco naumanni isolate bFalNau1 chromosome 2, bFalNau1.pat, whole genome shotgun sequence genomic window:
- the PDHA1 gene encoding pyruvate dehydrogenase E1 component subunit alpha, somatic form, mitochondrial isoform X1 produces the protein MRKMLLAALSRVLQGPAAAAGRTGAISEASRVVVASRNYADFASEATFEIKKCDLHRLEEGPSTTAVMTREEGLHYYKTMQTIRRMELKSDQLYKQKIIRGFCHLYDGQEACCVGLEVAIKPTDHVITAYRAHGFTYARGVPVREILAELTGRKGGCVKGKGGSMHMYTKNFYGGNGIVGAQVPLGAGIALACKYFGKNEICLTLYGDGAANQGQIFETYNMAALWKLPCIFICENNRYGMGTSVERAAASTDYYKRGDFIPGLRVDGMDVLCVREAAKFAAEYCRSGKGPILMELQTYRYHGHSMSDPGISYRTREEIQEVRSKSDPITLLKDRMVNNNLASIEELKEIDVAVRKEIEEAAQFATTDPEPPLEELGNHIYFNEPPFEVRGPNQWIRYKSVS, from the exons ATGCGCAAGATGCTGCTGGCCGCGCTCTCCCGGGTGCTGCAGGgtccggccgccgccgccgggaggACG GGAGCCATTAGTGAG gcatcTCGAGTGGTGGTAGCATCACGTAACTATGCAGACTTTGCAAGTGAAGCCACATTTGAAATTAAG AAATGTGACCTCCATCGCCTGGAAGAAGGCCCTAGTACCACAGCAGTGATGACTCGAGAGGAAGGGCTCCATTACTACAAGACAATGCAGACCATACGACGCATGGAGCTGAAGTCTGACCAGCTGTACAAGCAGAAGATCATTCGTGGCTTCTGCCACTTATATGATGGTCAG GAGGCTTGCTGTGTAGGGCTTGAAGTTGCCATAAAGCCTACAGACCACGTGATAACAGCTTACAGAGCTCATGGCTTTACTTACGCACGAGGAGTGCCTGTTCGAGAAATTCTTGCTGAACTTACAG GTCGAAAAGGAGGATGtgtgaagggaaaaggaggatcAATGCATATGTATACCAAAAACTTCTATGGTGGCAATGGTATTGTTGGTGCTCAG GTTCCTCTTGGAGCTGGGATTGCGCTGGCCTGTAAATACTTTGGTAAAAATGAAATCTGCCTGACGTTATATGGGGATGGTGCAGCCAACCAG ggcCAGATATTTGAAACATACAATATGGCTGCCTTGTGGAAGCTGCCTTGTATTTTTATCTGTGAGAACAATCGGTATGGAATGGGAACTTCAGTTGAAAGAGCTGCAGCCAGTACTGACTACTACAAAAGAGGAGACTTCATTCCAGGGCTCAGG GTGGATGGCATGGATGTTCTCTGTGTTCgagaagcagcaaaatttgCAGCTGAGTACTGTAGATCTGGAAAA ggtCCTATTCTGATGGAGTTACAGACCTACCGTTACCATGGCCACAGTATGAGCGACCCTGGAATAAG CTATCGTACTAGAGAAGAAATTCAAGAAGTGAGAAGCAAAAGTGATCCCATTACGTTGCTGAAGGACAGAATGGTCAACAATAACCTTGCTAGCATTGAGGAATTAAAG GAAATTGATGTGGCAGTAAGGAAGGAGATTGAGGAAGCCGCTCAGTTTGCTACTACTGACCCGGAGCCACCATTGGAAGAACTAGGTAACCACATCTATTTCAATGAGCCACCCTTTGAAGTGCGTGGCCCAAACCAATGGATAAGGTACAAGTCTGTGAGCTAA
- the PDHA1 gene encoding pyruvate dehydrogenase E1 component subunit alpha, somatic form, mitochondrial isoform X2, which produces MRKMLLAALSRVLQGPAAAAGRTASRVVVASRNYADFASEATFEIKKCDLHRLEEGPSTTAVMTREEGLHYYKTMQTIRRMELKSDQLYKQKIIRGFCHLYDGQEACCVGLEVAIKPTDHVITAYRAHGFTYARGVPVREILAELTGRKGGCVKGKGGSMHMYTKNFYGGNGIVGAQVPLGAGIALACKYFGKNEICLTLYGDGAANQGQIFETYNMAALWKLPCIFICENNRYGMGTSVERAAASTDYYKRGDFIPGLRVDGMDVLCVREAAKFAAEYCRSGKGPILMELQTYRYHGHSMSDPGISYRTREEIQEVRSKSDPITLLKDRMVNNNLASIEELKEIDVAVRKEIEEAAQFATTDPEPPLEELGNHIYFNEPPFEVRGPNQWIRYKSVS; this is translated from the exons ATGCGCAAGATGCTGCTGGCCGCGCTCTCCCGGGTGCTGCAGGgtccggccgccgccgccgggaggACG gcatcTCGAGTGGTGGTAGCATCACGTAACTATGCAGACTTTGCAAGTGAAGCCACATTTGAAATTAAG AAATGTGACCTCCATCGCCTGGAAGAAGGCCCTAGTACCACAGCAGTGATGACTCGAGAGGAAGGGCTCCATTACTACAAGACAATGCAGACCATACGACGCATGGAGCTGAAGTCTGACCAGCTGTACAAGCAGAAGATCATTCGTGGCTTCTGCCACTTATATGATGGTCAG GAGGCTTGCTGTGTAGGGCTTGAAGTTGCCATAAAGCCTACAGACCACGTGATAACAGCTTACAGAGCTCATGGCTTTACTTACGCACGAGGAGTGCCTGTTCGAGAAATTCTTGCTGAACTTACAG GTCGAAAAGGAGGATGtgtgaagggaaaaggaggatcAATGCATATGTATACCAAAAACTTCTATGGTGGCAATGGTATTGTTGGTGCTCAG GTTCCTCTTGGAGCTGGGATTGCGCTGGCCTGTAAATACTTTGGTAAAAATGAAATCTGCCTGACGTTATATGGGGATGGTGCAGCCAACCAG ggcCAGATATTTGAAACATACAATATGGCTGCCTTGTGGAAGCTGCCTTGTATTTTTATCTGTGAGAACAATCGGTATGGAATGGGAACTTCAGTTGAAAGAGCTGCAGCCAGTACTGACTACTACAAAAGAGGAGACTTCATTCCAGGGCTCAGG GTGGATGGCATGGATGTTCTCTGTGTTCgagaagcagcaaaatttgCAGCTGAGTACTGTAGATCTGGAAAA ggtCCTATTCTGATGGAGTTACAGACCTACCGTTACCATGGCCACAGTATGAGCGACCCTGGAATAAG CTATCGTACTAGAGAAGAAATTCAAGAAGTGAGAAGCAAAAGTGATCCCATTACGTTGCTGAAGGACAGAATGGTCAACAATAACCTTGCTAGCATTGAGGAATTAAAG GAAATTGATGTGGCAGTAAGGAAGGAGATTGAGGAAGCCGCTCAGTTTGCTACTACTGACCCGGAGCCACCATTGGAAGAACTAGGTAACCACATCTATTTCAATGAGCCACCCTTTGAAGTGCGTGGCCCAAACCAATGGATAAGGTACAAGTCTGTGAGCTAA